In Meleagris gallopavo isolate NT-WF06-2002-E0010 breed Aviagen turkey brand Nicholas breeding stock chromosome 3, Turkey_5.1, whole genome shotgun sequence, one DNA window encodes the following:
- the LOC104910473 gene encoding thyroglobulin-like, protein MANHWAANSRGNVFMYHVPASSSESSSGLELLLDVQYAFGLPFYPKYEDQFTLEEKSLSLQIMQYISNFVNSGNPNYPHSFSRKMSRLLPPWPMFLPNDDGDNYKEFTISMPTLKGLKKADCSFWSDYIRRLKASTGSESNGEQSAELNSTEAPSKGLASSETQSVGDKVAYSR, encoded by the exons ATGGCCAATCACTGGGCTGCTAACTCCAGAGGAAATGTCTTCATGTACCACGTGCCTGCAAGCTCCTCAGAGAGCAG tTCAGGTCTGGAGCTCTTGCTGGATGTTCAATATGCATTTGGACTGCCATTCTACCCCAAGTATGAAGACCAATTTACCCTGGAAGAAAAGAGCCTTTCCTTACAAATTATGCAGTATATCTCCAATTTTGTGAACTCTGG AAATCCAAACTATCCTCATAGTTTCTCAAGAAAAATGTCACGGTTGCTGCCACCCTGGCCAATGTTTCTGCCAAATGATGATGGAGATAACTACAAAGAATTCACCATTTCAATGCCTACTCTCAAAGGATTGAAAAAAGCAGACTGTTCCTTTTGGTCTGATTATATTAGAAGACTGAAAGCATCCACGG GAAGCGAAAGTAATGGAGAGCAATCTGCAGAACTCAACTCTACTGAAGCTCCTAGCAAGGGACTTGCCTCCAGTGAGACCCAGTCAGTGGGAGACAAGGTGGCCTACAGCAGATAG